From one Trifolium pratense cultivar HEN17-A07 linkage group LG1, ARS_RC_1.1, whole genome shotgun sequence genomic stretch:
- the LOC123888241 gene encoding uncharacterized protein LOC123888241 yields MAEQRTLRQLAAPDVNYNDLCIQYTDVDIPFELKSGLIHLLPKFHGLAGEDPHKHLKEFQVVCSTPLRPEGITEDHIKLRAFPFSLQGAAKDWLYYLEPNSITTWNDLKKVFLERYFPASRAASIRKEICGIRQGNESLAEYWERFKQLVSSCPQHQITEQLLIQYFYEGLLPMDRNILDAASGGALVDKTPATAKALIENMSLNSQQFTTRNNSASVNEIQSSSSSSSIKALETKIETRIDELTSLVKQLAVNKPQPAKLCGICTSPEHPTNTCPILQDETITELPQAYTAASLYNQNRYNNPDLSTNKYHPSWRNHQNLQYGNQSQAAAPAAPPATSSLEDLVKQLAQRTDASIQNLTTQMGQMANAIGQLQAQGSGNLPAQTVPNPNVNVSAITLRSGRVSEPAPEKKKKKTVASSSAPEPPSVTIETEPEKERVYVPPIPFPQRVQKNIKKTVEEDKEILDVFRKCAVNIPLLDAIKQIPKYAKFLKDLCTHKRKLKENERISLGRNVSAFIQPKTGSSANVSVISHTMPEKCDDPGVFGIPCSIGDHKFENCMLDLGAGINVMPTSIYNNLDLGPLQPTGLIVQLANRSNARPAGKVEDVLVQVNDLILPTDFYILDMEGETNSSRAPIILGRPFMRTARTKVDVYDGTMSMEFGDIVAKFNIFDAMKHPVEEHSVFYMDLVTNTNLCYVCAKIESDLQDNNIHTGEVVVNEAVCTVKVLDIPAAPTKHSYDKEKTTHFHDKMISKKKFSVGQKVLLFKSRLKDMKLKVQVLARFSKQKDSG; encoded by the exons ATGGCTGAACAAAGAACACTAAGGCAGCTTGCTGCTCCTGATGTCAACTACAATGATCTATGCATTCAATATACTGACGTTGATATTCCTTTTGAATTGAAATCTGGTTTGATACATTTGTTGCCCAAGTTTCATGGTCTTGCAGGTGAGGATCCGCATAAGCATTTGAAGGAATTTCAGGTAGTTTGTTCTACACCATTGAGGCCTGAAGGTATAACAGAAGATCACATCAAGCTCAGAGCTTTTCCATTCTCGCTCCAGGGTGCTGCCAAAGATTGGTTGTACTATCTTGAGCCGAATTCTATCACAACTTGGAATGATTTGAAGAAGGTTTTTCTAGAGAGATACTTTCCCGCTTCTAGAGCTGCGtcaatcagaaaagaaatatgCGGCATTAGGCAGGGAAACGAATCATTGGCAGAATACTGGGAAAGATTCAAGCAGCTAGTTTCCAGTTGTCCTCAACACCAGATCACCGAGCAATTACTCATCCAGTATTTCTATGAGGGGTTGCTACCAATGGATAGAAACATTTTGGATGCTGCTAGTGGTGGAGCACTTGTTGATAAAACTCCAGCTACTGCCAAGGCCTTGATTGAGAACATGTCACTCAACTCGCAACAGTTCACAACTAGAAATAATTCTGCGAGTGTGAATGAGATTcagtcttcctcttcctcttcttccATCAAGGCTCTAGAAACCAAAATTGAAACAAGAATTGATGAACTTACTTCCTTGGTGAAACAATTGGCGGTCAACAAACCTCAACCAGCTAAATTGTGCGGCATATGTACTTCTCCTGAACATCCAACTAACACATGTCCTATTCTGCAAGATGAGACAATAACTGAGCTACCTCAAGCATATACAGCAGCATCCCTTTACAATCAAAACAGGTACAACAATCCTGACCTCTCCACCAACAAATATCACCCTAGTTGGAGGAATCATCAAAACCTCCAATATGGGAATCAGTCACAAGCTGCAGCCCCTGCTGCCCCACCAGCCACTTCTTCACTGGAAGACCTTGTCAAGCAACTGGCACAACGAACGGATGCTAGCATTCAGAACCTGACAACGCAGATGGGACAAATGGCCAATGCAATAGGCCAACTACAAGCTCAAGGCTCGGGTAACCTTCCTGCACAAACAGTGCCGAATCCGAATGTGAATGTAAGTGCAATTACTTTGAGATCTGGAAGAGTGTCAGAACCAGctccagagaaaaagaagaagaaaaccgttGCATCATCATCTGCTCCTGAACCTCCTTCTGTTACAATTGAGACCGAAcccgaaaaagaaagagtatatGTGCCACCAATTCCTTTTCCTCAAAGGGTGCAGAAAAATATCAAGAAGACAGTTGAGGAAGACAAGGAGATTTTAGATGTATTCAGAAAATGTGCGGTTAACATTCCTCTCCTTGATGCAATTAAACAGATTCCTAAATATGCAAAATTCCTGAAGGACTTGTGCACACACAAGAGGAAGTTGAAGGAAAATGAGAGAATCAGTTTGGGACGAAATGTTTCTGCTTTCATTCAGCCCAAAActggttcctcagctaatgtctCAGTTATCAGTCATACCATGCCAGAAAAGTGTGATGATCCAGGAGTTTTTGGTATTCCCTGTTCCATTGGGGATCACAAGTTTGAAAATTGTATGCTTGATCTGGGAGCAGGTATTAATGTTATGCctacttctatttataataaCCTTGATCTTGGTCCTTTGCAGCCTACAGGTTTAATCGTGCAATTAGCAAACAGGAGCAATGCCCGCCCTGCTGGGAAGGTAGAAGATGTCCTGGTGCAAGTTAATGACTTGATTCTTCCTACAGATTTCTACATTCTAGACATGGAGGGAGAAACTAATTCCAGCAGGGCACCCATCATTCTAGGCCGACCATTCATGAGAACGGCaagaacaaaagttgatgtttatGATGGAACCATGTCCATGGAGTTTGGCGACATTGTCGCTAAGTTTAACATTTTTGATGCCATGAAACATCCCGTGGAAGAACATTCTGTTTTTTATATGGATTTAGTTACTAACACTAACCTTTGCTATGTTTGTGCTAAGATTGAATCTGATTTGCAGGATAATAACATTCATACAGGTGAAGTTGTTGTCAATGAGGCAGTCTGTACGGTTAAAGTTCTTGACATTCCGGCTGCCCCAACCAAACACTCCTATGATAAAGAAAAGACTACACACTTCCATGATAAGATGatttccaaaaagaaattttctgTTGGCCAAAAAGTCTTGCTGTTTAAGTCTCGCCTGAAAGATATG aaattaaaagtacAGGTACTGGCAAGGTTTTCAAAGCAAAAGGACAGCGGTTGA
- the LOC123888247 gene encoding uncharacterized protein LOC123888247, with product MAKHGASGSYRPRKSRSPTPMLGDYSPRSSEDYSPNGSDEGDPRCPLSKDILRKHVPKGFERPPTLPAYDGLTDPDDHIANVNANLDFRNISGAIRCRLFPTTLRKGAMAWYQSLPPQSIHSWRDLTEQFCRHFTASRKHPKTVHALEAIYQAEDETLRNFVERFNKEAVQVETTDDMKKYLLQRGLRPGSDFAKAAGIEKPPTWDDLLLKAQKYIDYEEVQAADVARLARPGSSHPARESSHRNDDRGGDRGHDRGGDRGGERGRDRRRGEKREPRGPPSTFATYTPLVKSRGEIFAEKRTTKTVREKKQRPSTRGRGDTRGRGSTSPTSREEQRQADSYERLPA from the exons ATGGCCAAGCATGGCGCGTCGGGCAGCTACCGTCCTCGCAAATCTCGCAGTCCAACGCCCATGCTCGGCGATTACTCTCCTCGGTCCTCCGAGGACTATTCTCCCAACGGGAGTGACGAGGGCGATCCCCGATGCCCCCTTTCCAAAGACATCTTGAGGAAGCATGTCCCAAAGGGCTTCGAGAGACCTCCTACGCTCCCCGCGTACGATGGTTTGACCGACCCCGACGACCACATAGCTAATGTCAACGCTAACCTGGATTTCAGGAACATTAGCGGGGCCATTAGGTGCAGACTGTTCCCAACCACGCTGAGGAAGGGAGCAATGGCATGGTACCAAAGCCTGCCCCCTCAATCCATCCATTCATGGAGGGATCTTACTGAACAGTTTTGcagacacttcactgcttcccgcaagcacccAAAGACTGTGCACGCCTTGGAGGCCATATACCAAGCTGAAGACGAAACTCTCCGCAACTTCGTCGAGAGATTCAACAAAGAGGCCGTGCAGGTCGAAACGACCGACGACATGAAAAAATACTTGCTGCAGAGGGGCCTTCGCCCGGGCAGCGATTTTGCCAAAGCTGCGGGCATAGAAAAACCACCCACCTGGGACGACCTCCTCCTAAAAGCTCAAAAGTATATTGATTACGAGGAAGTCCAGGCAGCCGATGTCGCCCGCCTTGCCCGACCTGGAAGCAGCCACCCTGCCCGCGAGTCCTCCCATAGGAACGATGACAGGGGTGGCGACAGGGGACACGATAGAGGCGGCGATCGGGGTGGCGAGAGGGGCAGAGACAGAAGGAGGGGTGAAAAACGAGAGCCTCGTGGCCCTCCGAGCACATTCGCCACCTACACCCCCCTCGTCAAATCACGGGGAGAGATATTCGCTGAG AAACGGACAACTAAGACAGTTCGTGAAAAGAAACAACGACCCTCGACCAGAGGCCGCGGAGACACGCGCGGTCGAGGAAGTACCTCCCCAACCAGCCGGGAAGAACAACGCCAAGCAGATAGCTATGAGCGTCTCCCGGCCTGA